The genomic interval CACCCCATCCTCCCTGGATAAAGCTCGCATCCATCAGCTGATAGTGGACCTGGAATGGAAGATCCCAAACCCACCACCTGAAATTTATGCGGCTATAGAAGAAGATCCGGGTAAAGCTAGGCTATATCTAGCCAATCGGATGTTTAAAAAGCTGCAAGAAGGACTTGGCACAAGTGTTGCTATCTATGTGGTACCTGGAAAAATGGAGATGAAGTGCAACTTTCCTCAGGCTTCATATTACCAATATGAATATAAACACAGGCTGGCTTCTGGAACAGTTTGTGTATTTGGGTAGCACACCAGATTtgatttgtgtaaaatatgaacaagcatttattaacataagcaaCAAATAAAACGAACAGTTTCTAAATCTGAGCATGATTACTTTTGATCAGAATTGCCAAAGAAAAGTTATGCATCTAATCTTAGGCATCAAAGCATTGTATTTCttatatatgtgtgcatgttacACTTTTCAAATTAATAAAAGCAAACTGTGCTGAGCAGAATTAAAAGAGTGCTGTTCATTATCATAAAGTAAGAACTTTTCTTTCCTACAGAAAAAAAGCAGAGTATTTTTTTACAGGCACTATCCAGTGTGATAAATATGATTTTTCATCAGATCCCAATCCAATAATCTTCACTGTAAAGGACCTAAGGAGTAATCTAAATGTCATCAGACTCATGTATCAGTCCATGATGTGATGCTGGGACCCTCTAGTCTATACATCTTTGAGGAGATCAAATAACATTTATGGCCTTCTTAGTTGTTCTCTTCAAATCCTTCAAAACCTCTGGGTAGTCTTCGAGCACTTTGTAAAAACTttgcacagacagagaaaagaccTGGCATATAGTTTGGGCTCGAACTGTAGCCAGATGTTTTTCTCTGGTCAAGAGACATGTTTCTAGAAAAGGCAAAAACATAACACATTTTCAGTGTGGGCTTAAGTGAATTAACcacaaagcatttttttcataatacacacacacaatatttatgtctaaagcactattcggacgggactagttttccaaacgacgttagagttagaatttttttcagccgacgtctgtcatttcatgtatagattcggacgggactaacatctctgtgtttattacggagataggagtgtctgtgttttacatgtgggcgttgcacaagaccacatgtccagaaTGCGTGGATTGCCTATGgtcatcatatggttttatatagaacttcttataaacccactggaataaatacgtttttatataattttcacgttatgtaattgactatagaaatgaaagtactcttacatgaaactgatattacagtagccagtcttaacaatttacgtgatttggctcttcttgttgatctcatttttttatatttcttcgcAAGGTAGCAAACGCATTTACATCCATTactggtgtgcagaaagcagagacttgaataccggtgcgctagggttaatacggtagttcacgttgaccaaaacagacaagaaaacgcgttttggaaaaaccattttcggcaatcacagacattcgcattcggacgggattagatttctcataGGAGCgtcgattttgctgaaaaacagtaggtaatttgcgctggaatttttacacaggtcgtgtgagaaaaagacagacatggcagattcggacgggattaaaatcacaaagtacgtctgtgacactgaaatttctctaacgaccccctgtaaaactagtcacgtccgaatagtgcttaatagtatatataataattataatatacacCATACAGTAGCTAAAGCAGTCTCAGTTCATACTCCATACTGACCAGAAAAGTAGCCTCCATCACTTAGCTCTGTCTCAGAAATCTCTGTCTCCACGAGAACCTGTCCCCGCTCGATGAAGAACATGCGATCGCCAGGGGTGTTCTGATACACAATGACGTCACCCTCTTGAAAAACCTCATACTGCAGATGGAAAAGGATCGCATTGATGAAACTTGTGTCACAGTTGCGAAAGATAGGGACTCTTCTTACAAGGCCTGAGCACATAATCATCAAAATCTCCTGAAAACAAATTGAGACAATGTTAAATATGGATTCAATTATATTTACAAACTTACAAAAATGTCCTAATTGGACATTTAGTAGTTAAATGAGTTATTGATACCTCTTTAATGGATGAAGACACCCAGTTTAGTATATCCTTTTCATCATACCACTTCCCCCCATAGCGAGCCAGGAAGTAATTGCAGATGCGGATACGCAGCTCTTTGGGAAGCTTTATGGAGGTCATATAGTCTTCCAGATGATTTAACTATAAGAGGaaatttaatttctaaaaaaacGTCCTGATATGAATTCATAACATTGAAATTGATCGTTGTTTTTTTCACCTTGTTATTGTATGCTTTAGCTGTGAGGTCTGCATCAGTCATCAGCGAGACCGTGTTGGCAACCAGCACCGTGTACATTAGAGCTCCTGACATGATGCTGGTCATGACAATCCACAGCTCTACCTCATCTCAagccacaaaaataaaaacaacaacaacaagcacaaaagacaatacTCATTCAATGCTTATAATAATGGTGGTACATGAAGAGTGAtgtattgatttgttttctgaCTACAAGTGAACGTTTTACTTGTTGGCGCATCAGAGGAACCGTATGATATTGCCGTCATATGCGAGAGAGCACGAAAGACACCAAAGGAGTATTTCTCCCCCACTGAAGCATTctgaaaaagatcagatttgcttaataaaacatgtaaaaatttTACAGATTTAACTAAATTATTCTTAGAACTAAAACAGTCATAAAAGAAGTAACAAAATCAAATTTCCTTCACAAACCTTCACTTAAATCATTTCTCTAACATGGATAAATCTCTTGTGCTGATCTGAAGATTTCCTAAACATTAACTGTCACTTCGCTGCAGtttttaacactttaaacaTTCTCACAAGTTCATATGCAGTGAAGTCTGATGAATAAATGCCAGCACATATTAATTTAACAGGAACACCAATCATGTTGCAACAGCACAATACGGGATGCAGGTCAAGGGCTTCAGTTCATggtcacatcaaacatcagaatggagaaataAATATCACTTTGACTGTAGCATTGTTGATTagcagtttttattaaaaaaaaaaaaaagtaaacaaaccaaaaaaaggcTTATGTAACTCATATAATCAGTCATTACAAactgtgctgagcagaaaagcatctcagaatgaacTACATTAAACAGTGAGGTGGATGAAACCTGACAGGTTTCTCTCCTCTTAGCCAAGAACAGTAATatgaggctacagtgggcacaagtctttttattctgttatctTTAATGTGTTGTCATTCTCAGTTTActcgttttgtttttatatactgCTGCAACCAATACATGTCTCATTTGAGATCAGTAAAATCAGCACTTAGGAGTGTCACATACTCTCTTATCATGAGTGACTAATCCCTTATCAAATTACCATTAGATTTTCACGACGGACCCAGCAGTCTGACGGAAACTCTTCCAGCATCGGAACGAAATACTGCACACAACCATTCCAGTGGCACAGCAGAAAAATCATCATGAACAGAGACAGAATTCTGAACAACACTCGAACCACCTCCAGGTTGGCGTTCGACACCTGGTGTTCAAAGAAGTTCAACTTTAGGTTAAAAACAATTATGTATATGGGCCATCATGGTGCTGGTATGCAATACGAATATACAACTGTAATATTTCTGGCCTTCAGTTTGGTAAAAACCATGAAGTAGCTTACTTTCTCCACTTCATTAAAGAATCGGACCAAGCGAGAGACCCGGAGAAGACGCACCAGACTGAGGATCCGCACAAACATAAGAATCCGCACCATTTTATTGGCTTTAGAGGATGGAGAATCTCCATGATATTGTAGATCCTGGGAAATAAAAGAACATGAATGTCAAAGAATcataattcaaatcacacatAACTGTGTAATTTAATTTCTTGCTATTTGCTGTAGATTAAACTATTAAGATCGTACCGCAATTAGGAGGATGTAACCCACTGGAAATGCTGCAATCATATCCGGTAAAAACCAGCTCTTTAAATAATTTTGTCGAATGGATTTCAGATCGAGAATGGTGTCCTGTGTGAGAGAAGGCACATTTCCATCTTGTCTAAGCTTTCCATTAGTCACAGAAATACCACAACGAAATGCACACACTGCTGAAATCCTCAAGGTATTCACTATCTACTTTTGAAGTAGCAATGGCTCACTTTTTATCAAGTCTGCCCTGAAAAATGTTTAACTGAATAGTTGGCTAAAAAGATTCGGTAAATTTCAATAACAGGACTTGAAAAAAATCTCCAAATACATCATTATCACCatattcatacagtacagtaaatacaACTACGCAATGATAGCAAAACATATTTTGTACAAATACAAAAGACTACATTAAGGCTGATGTACACATTTATTTCTGACAGTCTTCTATTTCTTCTACTTTCatcttttcccgttaggggtcgccacggctaatcatctgtttccacctaactctatccttggcatcctctactctcgcacctgTTACCTTTATgacctcatttaacacatccatatatctcctctttggccttcctcttgacctcttttCTGGCAGCTCCATTTCCAACATCCTGGTACCAATATAATCATCTCCCTCACCTGTACATGTCCATACAATCTCAATTCAACCCCCCCCtgccttgtccccaaaacagccaacctgagctgtccctcttatgtgctcgttcctaatcctgtccatcctcgtcactcctaaatagaacctcaacatcctcatctctgctacttccatctctgcctcatgtcttttcctcactgctacagtctctaacacatacagcatagctggtttcactactgtcttgtacagcTTTCCtttttgattcttgctgacactcttctttccagccccctgtaacctcactgttcttcCCTCTCGTTCAAACACATGTATTAATTTCTTACAgtaataacacaaataacagGGTTTAGAATTTCCAATTTTATAACCAGTCCTTTCTATAACCCACAGTTTAAAAAATCAGTATAAATATAATCATCATACAGTCaagtaacatttaacatttagaaTATATTCTTGCAGTAGCAAAATAACACagggttaaaaataaattaacacaatAGAAATCGACATGCTAAGTAATAAGCTTAAGTAgtgctgtacagtatattcccCAGCCTTATTCCACTGCTTATTTACCTGCTTCATCAAGACATCATTTAGTGCATTTAAATCTGTCACTGCATCATTTAACCATAACTTTGTGCTGTTTTATGCATCCATTATATTCCTTTTTATGTTTCACTCTCCACTTATTGTATTTTAAGACTGCCCCATTAACCTGAACTATGTTGTACCAAATGACCAAATATCAAGGAAACTTAATTACTATTATATTGTATACATAACTTTAACTAGCTGTACTCTTATTAGGCTACAGTAGTAAAGCCTATAGAATCATTAATATGTGAAATTGTTAATCATGAAAaccctttaaataaaaactagcCTAAAGCATATACCATTTTCTTTCACTGCAAGTGTGAAGTAACACTTAGCAACATTTTACTTATTAGACCagaaaataaatgcttattTGTCACAATGAAACTGATCTCCCAATATACTGAAAGTCACATtataactatattatattatttacctcGTTGTCCTCGGAAACAATCCCCATACGAAAGTTGAGTCCCACATCAACAAGGAACAGAGTATCTGAGAAGACATTAAATCCCTCCCAGCCCACTCCACCTTGGCCATCTAAAAAAGCGATCTCTATCGGGATCCCAATGAGGTTCAGAAATGTTATGGCCACCATGCACATTATGTAGTAACtcctgaacaaaaaaaagaaacaagtaGGTTTAAAGCATCACAAGAATGTTTggataaaacagatttttttgcaCTGTTGGCCTTCGACATATTGTATAACTGTAGAAGGATACTGtatgaaatgtaaaatatacatacaaaGGCTCATTCAGGTCATTTACGACTGTCTTGTTGAGCCATCTTGgatattatatatacttttgAGCTGTATTGTAAATTTCTAAAGATCCTCAAATACATTACTTATCCTCAGAAAAGTCACATCTAAAAAATTTTAAGTAGTTTTATTTGTTGTGCCTGAGTATATGgattatatgaaaaataaaataaaaacaagcatcAAGCAGTCAAGTACCTTAAAGGACTGAAGGGATGAATGACAAAgactcctttctctctctgcctgatACGTTCTTTCTCCACAGCCACTTCGCTGCCATACACGTACAGCGACTGCCGGTTTAACTGGGGCAGCAGCAGATTTCTCCATGCATCCCAGCTAAAGCATCCACGGGTCCCAGGTGCTTGTTTTTCCATCTCTGGTCCCTGACTAAGCATGCTGATCACGAAACCACTTTTGACATCACTGCTCCCCCTTTGGCAATTTTATTTCTGGACTTCTTTTATGCTGATCTTGCCTTTCTTTCCTATTACTTGCTCACACAAACAGTAATTCTTCCAGCACACTTGCTTTGTCCAAGTAGGGTAGCAGAGAGGATCTTAAGCACAAGACATCCCATTCTTTCGTTCCTTTCATCACTGCCTGTCTCGACACTCTCATCAACTATTCAGCATCTCTGCATCATGTGCACCTGACTAAGGTACACCTGAAAGGCTGTCTGACTTGCCAACACAATGGGGGGTTTTAAGTATCATGGCTATATGTCATCTGGACCAAACAGATGGTTGTGACAGAACTGAACACCTGGCTGGTCCTGAAGATTTTGCTATGCAAATaatgagtaaaataaaatgactaagAGAAGAGACCATAATAGGGAAATTGAAATATCCAGTTACAAGGAATacttgtaaaaaaatataatatttccaTTTTTGTTATCTATTCATTTATCCTTTATTTTCTGTTGCAGCTTTTTTCAAGCACATTGTACAGTGTTAAGTTACAGACCTGATTACAAGTTACCTCTCTGATTTCAGTGTCAAGACACAGGGTTACATTTCAGTGGGACAATGTAACCTCACAGCTAAAGTACCTTCTTAAAGGACATAATTGAGTGATAGAGTGAATTCACACAATCAGAGCCAATTAGATGAACTGAAAGGACTCAGCTATTTATTAGTAGGAAACATATGGCTCACAAGATGCGAGTCTCAACTTCATCTTCCTCAACTGCATCAGATGGCAttctaaatacaaaaaagtgaTAGGCTAGACTTATGGACTAGGCTTCTTGCTGGTGGAGACATAGGTGTCCCATTGGACTTCAGGGGTCAAGAGAAGGTCGTTCAACTGAACTTTAAATGTTTAGCTGTTGAAAAGTACAATCCCTTAAATCAAGGCTCATGAGAAACTGCAGTAACATCCAGCATGACTCGAGCTGCTGCCTACAGATATGGGCTGAATACACACTTGaatacacactctttcactttcCAGTGTGTCCTTGGCTATCAGCCACCACTTTTTCCATGATCAGGAGAAAAGGCGTACAAACAAGGGAGGCGGCACATGTCCGAGCGATCCGATGACAGAAGCAACAAGCAGACTAACATCATCACCCACAATCTCAATTATGTCCAGGACAGATGGTCTGGCTCTTCACACGGGACCTGAAACTCAAACTCCCTTTAAAATAGGTTTaagatattatatatttgttactTAAGGGTGCTGAGACAAATGAATCCTGTAGCATGCAACCTGAACTGCCATCAAATTATAAACTTGTGCCTTGTCTTTATCACACCTAAACTATTTCCATCCTTTCAACCTGGAGCTGAAGATTGCGAGACCACCAACATACAGTGTTCATACATCATCTCTACAGGTTAACCTGGTAGACTGAAAAAGCTATGGCCTTAAAGAAGGATCTGGGTAACAAAGCAAAGGGCAATCTAGACAATGCTCCACTCCCAGAGGTGGTTAGGCATCATAAATTGTCCATTTTAGTATGGTTCTTTTATGTCAGTAGCCCAGGACAATTCAGCTCCACCCCAATAGCAGGCACCCTACACTGAATATGTAGACTCTCTTTCTGTGGTTACATTAATTTCTTGATTGctctttatataaacaaaacatggGCTATTTGTTAAATCTAAGAACAGAAACAATGGAGAAGTTTTGTGTGCTCAAGTCTGTATCTAATTCTTTCTCAATATCAAGAACATGTCCGTGTACTTTTACGTGTTCTCAGTATTTGCATAGTTTGATGGTGGATAGACAAGTACACAAATATGTAAGAGTGCATAAGAAAACATATTGAGAAAACTTTACAAAAAATCTTGCCAACTCTGAGCTTTGATAATCTGCCTAGGACCTTGCCATGATTCCTGATCTCTTGTTTGTTTCTACCCTTTTGGATTTATCTGCCTGcctacatttccagcatttggcagacacccttatcctgaATGacacttattttatacaactgagggttaagggccttgctcaaagccCCAGACagcatggtggacctgggactcaaactcacaaccttcaggtcggtagtccaacatcttaaccactaagctaccacttccctGCCCATTGTTCAGCCTGTGACAATACTACAAACCTgcttaaataaatttaacaaatttattttagaagtaatgtaacattaacaaatgtattttagaAGTAACTGTTAAAGTAATAAcagctgtttatttaatgtacaaTGTTATTTTATGATAACAATTGTCAGAATTAAATCAGCCCAGATTTTTGTTGACATTTACTTGACTGCTTCAGAACACTTTTTTCTGGattgttaatttaattaagcAGGGCCCAAAAAGAGAAGATTTAGATTATTCATTACATATGTAATTGTTACTATCACATTCTTTCTGTGAAAAAAACCCCCCACAAACATCGTATATAAACACCAAATGATGTTTCAAAGGAAACAATATTGTATTACTCTTCCCTATTCCCATCACAATAGGGATCCCTAATCCCTATTCCCATCACACATAGTCCGGCTTGTGAGATAATTATCCAGCTCTTTGTTATTTGGATCAGGTTGACAAACAAATTGTGAAATCAGTGATCTCCCAAATCTGTAGCTGAAAAACCCTGCATTACTGAGTCCTGATATTATTCAACCTAGTGCAACTGATATTTTTAAC from Tachysurus vachellii isolate PV-2020 chromosome 1, HZAU_Pvac_v1, whole genome shotgun sequence carries:
- the hcn5 gene encoding potassium/sodium hyperpolarization-activated cyclic nucleotide-gated channel 1, producing MLSQGPEMEKQAPGTRGCFSWDAWRNLLLPQLNRQSLYVYGSEVAVEKERIRQREKGVFVIHPFSPLRSYYIMCMVAITFLNLIGIPIEIAFLDGQGGVGWEGFNVFSDTLFLVDVGLNFRMGIVSEDNEDTILDLKSIRQNYLKSWFLPDMIAAFPVGYILLIADLQYHGDSPSSKANKMVRILMFVRILSLVRLLRVSRLVRFFNEVEKVSNANLEVVRVLFRILSLFMMIFLLCHWNGCVQYFVPMLEEFPSDCWNASVGEKYSFGVFRALSHMTAISYGSSDAPTNEVELWIVMTSIMSGALMYTVLVANTVSLMTDADLTAKAYNNKLNHLEDYMTSIKLPKELRIRICNYFLARYGGKWYDEKDILNWVSSSIKEEILMIMCSGLVRRVPIFRNCDTSFINAILFHLQYEVFQEGDVIVYQNTPGDRMFFIERGQVLVETEISETELSDGGYFSETCLLTREKHLATVRAQTICQVFSLSVQSFYKVLEDYPEVLKDLKRTTKKAINVI